GCCTGTATCCGGCAGCAGTATAACTGCGGGGTTTCAGCAGTCCGTGCACATCGTAAAAGCGCAGAGTGCGTATACTCACTCCGGCCATTTTGGCAAGTTCGCCCACTGTCAGCAGTTTTTCCATAACCCTATCATAAAGCATTACCTAAGGTAACGGTCAAGAGCCAAGGCTAGTCTAACTTTAACCTTGCCATTTTCCGGCCCAGAGTTTAATATTTGTGTATCACCGCGGCTTAGAGGAGAGACAATGGAAAAAGCACTGCTGGAAATAGAAGAAAAAGCCCGTCTGGCCAAAGCCGCTTCCCGCCCTTTAAGCTATGCTTCATCCGCCCAAAAAGATGCCGCCCTTAAAAATATTGCCGCCTGCCTGCTTAATAACGCCCCGGCCATACTGGAAGCTAATTTGAAAGACCAGACCGAAGCTAAAGCGGCGGGTATGACTGCTGCCATGCTGGACCGCCTGATTATTACCCAGAGCCGGCTGGAAGGGATTGCCAAAGATACGCTGGCTATTGCCGCCCTGCCTGACCCGGTGGGTGAAATATTTGATATGAACACTATGCCTAACGGACTGGTGATAGGTAAAAAAAGAGTGCCGCTGGGTGTTATTGCGGCTATTTATGAAAGCCGCCCCAATGTCACGGTGGATATTGCCGCTTTGTGCCTGAAAGCCGGGAATGCGGTTATCCTGCGCGGCGGCAAGGAAACTATCCACTCAAACACCATTCTGGCAAGGCTGATACGCCAGGCGGTTGAAGAGGCAGGCCTGCCCCAAGAAGCTGTCCAGTTTATAGAAAATACTGAGCATAGTCTGGTAAACCACCTGCTCAAACTTTCAGACCAGATAGATTTGGTCATACCCAGAGGCGGCGCCGGGCTGATTAGTTATGTTAAACAAAACTCGTTTATACCGGTGGTTGCCGGCGGCATAGGGGTAGTCCACATATACGTGGATGCAGATGCCAATATAGCTGATGCGGTAAACATAGCTTACAATTCCAAAGTACAGCGCCCCACTGTCTGCAACGCCATGGATACCCTGCTGGTACACAAAGATATAGCCGCCGCTTTCCTGCCGGTGGTTGCCGCCGAATGGAGCAAAGCCGGAGTGGAAATACGGGCAGATAAAACGGCTATGGAAATACTGGAAAATGCCTCCAGCTGCAAGTTGATACCCGCCGCCGCAGATGACTGGGGCAAGGAATTTCTGGCACTGGTTGCCGCCGTAAAGGTAGTAGACAGCTTGGACGAAGCTCTTTCGCATATTGCCAGATACGGCTCAGGGCATACCGAAAGCATAGTCACCCAGAACTATACCTCTTCCCAGCGTTTTCTGAACGAAGTGGATGCGGCTGCCGTTATGGTAAATGCCTCCACCCGTTTTACAGACGGTTCGCAGTTCGGGCTGGGAGCGGAACTGGGCATAAGCACCCAGAAGATGCACGCCCGCGGCCCCATGGGGCTTAAGGAGATAACCAGCTACAAATGGATAGTCTACGGGAACGGCCAGATACGGGGATAGCTTATTACGCTACTTCCGTAACTGAATATAATCTAAGGGGGCTTTAAAGCCCCCCTTTTAAATATCTGCTACACGGCTGACTAAAGCTACGGCCGGGTAATACTATTCTGAATATCAAAAAGCTGCCAGATACCGGCTTCGCCCAGTTTAAGTACCTGGTCAAGGGTATCACGGGAAAAAGTTTTGCCCTCAGCCGTACCCTGTATTTCCACAAACTCAGCCCGGTCATTCATAACCAGGTTAAAATCCACTTCGGCCTGAAAATCCTCATCGTAACAGGGGTCAAGCACAATATTGCCTTTGAAAATACTGACGCTGACCGCCGCCACCTGAGAAGTAAAGGGCATTTTGGAGAGAATACCCATATCTACCATCTTTTTAAATGCCAGATACAGGGCAATATAAGCACCGGTTATGGAAGCGGTGCGGGTACCGGCATCTGCCTGAATAACATCACAGTCTATAATAAAAGACCGCTCACCCAGAGCCGCTAAATCCACGCAGGAACGCAGGGAGCGGCCTATCAGACGCTGGATTTCCTGGCTCCGGCCGGATATTTTGCCGGCAGATGAATCTCTCTGGGTGCGGGTAACAGTAGAACGGGGCAGCATGGAATATTCAGCCGTAACCCAGCCGGTACCGCTGTTACGCAGAAACTGAGGGACTTTATCTTCCATACTAACCGAGCAGATTACCCGGGTCTTGCCCTGCTCTATCAAAACCGAACCCTCGGCAAAGCTCTGGAAACCGGGAGTAATTGTTATCGGCCTTAGCTGGTTGAAGTTGCGGCCATCACCTCTTTGCATGAATACAGACTCCATTTCTAAACTAGTTTATACCCGCAAGTATAACACCCTGAAGTAAACGGGGACAACGCAGCCGTTTATCCGCTCAGGCTTTCAAACGCCTCTTTCAGCAGGGGAACAGTAGCAAGGGAAGCTATTTCAGACGGCAAAACCCAGCGGAAATCCGTATGCTCCCAGTCTATCTTAGGCGGCCTGTCAATTTTCAGGTGAAAAAGGAAGGGATGTATCTGCCAGAGGATACCCAGCGCAGTATCATGGTACTCAAATACCTGTCCTTCTTTGAGCAGCACCAGTTCTTCGGGAGTGTAACCGGTTTCCTCGGATATTTCAGTGTAAACCTGTGCAAGGGGTGAGGTATCCATATGCCCGGATACAGCCGCCCAGCGCCCCCGGTAGCTGCCCACCCGCTGGCTGCGTTTAAATAAAAGCACTTTGCCATTTTTTATAAGAAAAGCAGTTACCACCGGCTGGATACGGGGCAGGTTATTCACCAAAGGTATCTTTCAGGTATTCCTTCAGTATCTCTAAAACAGCCATAGCCGCCTGATATTTTATTTCCTCACGGCTGCCCGCAAAACGGCGTTCAAATGCTTTGACACCCTCCGGGGTGGACAATCCCAAATAAAAAAGCCCCACCGGCTTAGACGGGGTTTCACCCCCCGGCCCGGCAATGCCGGTATCCGACAAACAAATATCGGCACCCAGCAGCTGCCTGCCCCCCGAAGCCATCTGGCAGGCGGTTTCAGCACTTACCGCACCCTGACTTTCCAGCGTTCGGGTGGATACACCTAAAAGTTTTTGTTTGATACTGTTAGAGTAACTGGTGACCGAGCCCAGATAATAAGCCGAACAGCCGGGAATATTGGTAATGGCGTGTGAAACCAGCCCGCCGGTTGCGGATTCCGTAACGCCCAAACTGAGCTTGCACTTATTAAGCAGCCGGCCTATTTCCCCTGCCAGAAGAGTTAGTTTATAATCTGGGTTATCAATCATAGTATTATATTACCTTTTAGAGGGTTTAATATGCCAGCCAAAGAAAGCCCGTTTAGGGTAAATTTAAAAATATTGCCTTCTGCCCAGAGGAATGAGCTGACCGGGTATGAAAATGGTCTGCTGAAAATCAAGATAGCTGCCCAGCCGGAAAAGGGCAAGGCCAACAAAGCCCTGGTAGACTACCTGAGTGAGCTGCTTGATACCCCGAAATCAGAAATAGAAATATGCCGCGGGCTTAGCGGCAGAAACAAAGTGGTAGCCTTTTACTCACTTAGTCAGGCAGATTTTGAGGCAAAGATTTCGGCAATTTTGCGGGGGTCTTAGCGTTTACCTTCACCACCACTACTTCGGCGGCCTTTTTCCGGGATATCCGGCTGTTTTTAACAGGCAAATCTATAATAAACCGCGTTCCCTGGCCCAGCTTGCTTTCAAGCTGTATCTTGCCGTCATGTTCCATAATAATACCGTAACACACACTCAGTCCCAGCCCCGTACCCCGGCTGTCTTCCTTAGTGGTGAAAAACGGGTCAAATACCTTTTCCGCAATTTCTGGTGAAATACCCGGCCCGTTATCTTCTATTATCATGCGGATATAATTGCCCATATTCTGGGTCTTAATAAGCAGCCTGCCCCGCCCGTGAGCCTGATACATGGCCTGTTCGGCATTAAGTATCATATTAACCAGCACCTGCTGTATCTTGTAAAAATCCAGCAAAGTAGCCGGCAGATTTTCCGCCAGTTCCAGTTCCACTACTATATTCTGCACAACCAGCTCGTATTCACGCAGTTCCACAGATTTACGGATAATTTCATTAAGTCCGCACAGCTTCTTTTCCTGCTGGTAGCTGCGGGCAAATGTGCGCAGGTTATCTATTACCTTGGCCGCCCTCAAGGCTTCCGTATGGATACGCTCAATATCCCGGTGCTGTTCTTCGCTGGTGCATTTACGGGCCAGCCTTTCCGAAAAACCGAGAATACTGGTAAGCGGGCTGTTTATCTCATGAGCTACTCCGGCTGTGAGCGCACCCACCGAGGCTAAGCGGCTGGAAAGATTAAGGTCTTTTTCTAATCTGCGTTGCTTCTCTTCAGCCTTTTTGCGTTCAGAAATATCCCGGATAGTTAAAAATACCAGATTTCTTTCATCCAGCTGGAATAAATGATAATGTATTTCTATAGGTACAGACCTGTTGTCTTTGGTATTATACAGGTATTCTATTGAAAGGTAACGGCTTTCCAGCAGGTCCAGCCATACAATCCGGTTTATATTGAAACACTCAAAACTGACATCCGCAGGCTGTATCCTTAAAAAATCTTCATGGGTATGGCCGAGGTAACGGCACATTTGCCCGTTGGCCTCCAGGAATTTGAGCGGCTTTCCTTCCCCAGAGGCTTCATAAACCGCCACCGCATCCAGCATATTATCTAAAAATAAATGAAAAAGTTCGGCTTTTTCCATCAGTAATTCCTACAAAATATACGGTATCCCGTGCCAAATCTGAGTATCCCCGGAAGCAGTATCAATAACGGCCTTCCCAAATACAGCCGGACTTTCTGACACCGCTTAATTTACCCGGATATGTTTTACCCCGCTATACAGATTATTACGTCTTTTATTATACATGTTTAAAAATGCCTAATAAAGTACAGAGTTGAAAAGAAAAAGACCAGCCTGAGGCTGGTCTTCTTTTAGAGTGAAAAATTAAAACTGCTTAAGCTTCGGGGGAAATGCGGAGAAAATTCTTGGTGGCGTTTATGATATCCATCTCACCGAAGGGCTTGTTCATAACACCAAAGGGACCTTGTGCCAATACTTTGGCCATAGTGTCGCTGTCAGGATAACCGGTTATGATAGTAACCGGCAGTTTAGGTTTGATGGCCCGAATCTTCTGGTAAAGTTCCGCCCCATTTAAACCGGGCATTTTGAGGTCAAGGAATACCAGGTCAAAGTCTTTACTTTGCAGCTGTTCCAGTGCTTCGTCCCCGTTTTTGGCCATGCTGACCGCATGTCCCTGGTCTTCCAAAGTCTCTTTGAAAAGACTGCGCACTGTACTCTCATCATCAATAACCAGGACACTTGCTCTTACGCCAACCGCACTCTTGCGTAACCATTCGTCAATAGATGACTTGTCAAAACGCCAGCTATGGCTGACCTTCAACGCCGGAATAGCATTACGCTGGAGAAGACGGTAAATTGTTTTCTGGGTAACTCTGAGATATTCGGCTACTTCGCGAACAGTCATTAAATCAGCCATGATATTCTCCTAATCCTTTGTAACAATATATTTATACTCTTACAAGACTCTTTTTACATTATAGCAACTCGCTATGCAAAGGACAAATAGGGACAAAATCTTGAACATATTATATACACACTATGATAATCTGGTTACTATATCTTTACAGCCTGTTCTCAGCCCCAAATCACCCGAATCTCAGGAATAGCCCAATAATCCAGGAGTATCCGCCCAAACAACCATGCTGTATCTTGAATCATGCCAAAGCTGATGTTACGTTTTTTAGGGTCAGTGTGTTATTATTGTAATCCAGTAAGGTATTTTAAAATAATATCCACCTGAGATACAAGTTAGATACACTGATAAAGGCAGGGTTTAGTTAGGGTGATTCGTAATATTACAATAAGCCAGACTACTAAAGCTATTTTCCGCTGGGGAATTATACTCGCAAGCATAGCTCTGCTCGGGTTGCCCATGATAATCAGCGCCGCCATTGTCCCGTACGTAAATTCAAGCCTGGTAGCCCAGTATCAGGTAGGCAACATTCAGGGGCAGATAACCTTTAATCAGGCGGGCAAAGACCCCGAGGTTCTGGATATTTCAATCTGGTATCCCACCACCGGCCAGGGTTCTTTCTCTTTTGAGGGATTTGACGGCACACTGGCAGATTTCAGCGGCGGGCCGTATCCGCTTATTATTTTTAATCACGGACTGAACG
This sequence is a window from Dehalococcoides mccartyi 195. Protein-coding genes within it:
- a CDS encoding glutamate-5-semialdehyde dehydrogenase; protein product: MEKALLEIEEKARLAKAASRPLSYASSAQKDAALKNIAACLLNNAPAILEANLKDQTEAKAAGMTAAMLDRLIITQSRLEGIAKDTLAIAALPDPVGEIFDMNTMPNGLVIGKKRVPLGVIAAIYESRPNVTVDIAALCLKAGNAVILRGGKETIHSNTILARLIRQAVEEAGLPQEAVQFIENTEHSLVNHLLKLSDQIDLVIPRGGAGLISYVKQNSFIPVVAGGIGVVHIYVDADANIADAVNIAYNSKVQRPTVCNAMDTLLVHKDIAAAFLPVVAAEWSKAGVEIRADKTAMEILENASSCKLIPAAADDWGKEFLALVAAVKVVDSLDEALSHIARYGSGHTESIVTQNYTSSQRFLNEVDAAAVMVNASTRFTDGSQFGLGAELGISTQKMHARGPMGLKEITSYKWIVYGNGQIRG
- the rph gene encoding ribonuclease PH, whose translation is MQRGDGRNFNQLRPITITPGFQSFAEGSVLIEQGKTRVICSVSMEDKVPQFLRNSGTGWVTAEYSMLPRSTVTRTQRDSSAGKISGRSQEIQRLIGRSLRSCVDLAALGERSFIIDCDVIQADAGTRTASITGAYIALYLAFKKMVDMGILSKMPFTSQVAAVSVSIFKGNIVLDPCYDEDFQAEVDFNLVMNDRAEFVEIQGTAEGKTFSRDTLDQVLKLGEAGIWQLFDIQNSITRP
- a CDS encoding NUDIX domain-containing protein, which produces MNNLPRIQPVVTAFLIKNGKVLLFKRSQRVGSYRGRWAAVSGHMDTSPLAQVYTEISEETGYTPEELVLLKEGQVFEYHDTALGILWQIHPFLFHLKIDRPPKIDWEHTDFRWVLPSEIASLATVPLLKEAFESLSG
- a CDS encoding CinA family protein; this translates as MIDNPDYKLTLLAGEIGRLLNKCKLSLGVTESATGGLVSHAITNIPGCSAYYLGSVTSYSNSIKQKLLGVSTRTLESQGAVSAETACQMASGGRQLLGADICLSDTGIAGPGGETPSKPVGLFYLGLSTPEGVKAFERRFAGSREEIKYQAAMAVLEILKEYLKDTFGE
- a CDS encoding DUF167 domain-containing protein, coding for MPAKESPFRVNLKILPSAQRNELTGYENGLLKIKIAAQPEKGKANKALVDYLSELLDTPKSEIEICRGLSGRNKVVAFYSLSQADFEAKISAILRGS
- a CDS encoding two-component system sensor histidine kinase NtrB — translated: MEKAELFHLFLDNMLDAVAVYEASGEGKPLKFLEANGQMCRYLGHTHEDFLRIQPADVSFECFNINRIVWLDLLESRYLSIEYLYNTKDNRSVPIEIHYHLFQLDERNLVFLTIRDISERKKAEEKQRRLEKDLNLSSRLASVGALTAGVAHEINSPLTSILGFSERLARKCTSEEQHRDIERIHTEALRAAKVIDNLRTFARSYQQEKKLCGLNEIIRKSVELREYELVVQNIVVELELAENLPATLLDFYKIQQVLVNMILNAEQAMYQAHGRGRLLIKTQNMGNYIRMIIEDNGPGISPEIAEKVFDPFFTTKEDSRGTGLGLSVCYGIIMEHDGKIQLESKLGQGTRFIIDLPVKNSRISRKKAAEVVVVKVNAKTPAKLPKSLPQNLPD
- a CDS encoding response regulator; the encoded protein is MADLMTVREVAEYLRVTQKTIYRLLQRNAIPALKVSHSWRFDKSSIDEWLRKSAVGVRASVLVIDDESTVRSLFKETLEDQGHAVSMAKNGDEALEQLQSKDFDLVFLDLKMPGLNGAELYQKIRAIKPKLPVTIITGYPDSDTMAKVLAQGPFGVMNKPFGEMDIINATKNFLRISPEA